In the genome of Vespa crabro chromosome 1, iyVesCrab1.2, whole genome shotgun sequence, the window CTAATTGATATCTTGTCAATGATCACCAAAAAGTTCAGCATTATCATCTATGTCCATGGATTGGTACCCTTGCTGTAAAATTAgtccttttaatatttaatgtacttttatattcactcattgttacatatatacacactcgtctttgatgattattataacattcATCCAATAATTCAGTTTCCCAgtcatcttcctcttcttctccagGATCAAAATTGTACATTGGCATTAGTCTATGTCTTAAGCGCTCCAACTTTCGTTTtcttgatataataaatacctTCAAAAAGATTGTAGTttccaaatatatattttatattatttgcgATATATCAATATCACATTACTACATGAAAAGATTCATAATGATTATAGTTAATGATAAAAGTATGATATATTCTATGGTATGATTTTTCTCTAATCTATCTATTCATtctagaattattaataaatatgtacatatataaaaaatgttataattttttccatttctactATATTtaacttataaaataaatcttcaactatatatttcttttataataaaaatataatgaatagggatgttacaaaaaataaataccaaGATAAGTATGAAACATCATTTAATTCTAACATTACAAAGAGCAAAAAAATACGCATggataaaatacatattatttacatctattgtttaaagtatatattcaaaagagagaaatttgttaaaaaatgtatatctaagagtgtgtgtgtctttatatataaaatgtatgatatttaaatatgaaatacatgcttatttataacaaaattaatactttataacatatttatttctactttttgATATGCTTACAAAATGCGGTAAAGATCAAACTATATTCCAatgcaataaaataaagagatggtatatgtgataaaaatatgttaataatgaATGATATTATGGTCCATACCACAGCAGATAATACAATGACGAAGACCATAACACCAAGtggtacaaaaatatattctatcccTTCTGGTGGTCCAAATTCATCAGTAGACTGTAAGGTTGTTGTAGAAACATGTACAGTATTCCTTGATATGTTAAATGTTAAAGATTTATCTTCCAATGAATTCACAGTTGTTTTAGGTAAACTCCATAATTGTTGCACATTATTACTTTGCTGTGAAAATTCTGTTTCTGTTTCAGATGTACTATTCAATGTAAAGTCTGTTTCAATGTTTGGCAAatcatttaatgatattatttttaaaagcgAACTTGtggtattttttatattctccaTAGTactatgaatttatttatgatacacattactatttatttttaataaaactgtaatttacaataaattaatccTTTTTTATAGATCTACTAAATTGGATAGTATTAAAAACTTAATgactatctttatttattttgtaatattttggtttgaaaatactttgttgacattattaaatatctataaatgaatattatgtaCAACGAAAAAAGTTACTTTAATTCAttgttatatttctatattattatcattgaaatattgtaaaaatacaagttatatataaaaaatttatataaaaaattatttttcaagacACATCGGTTTTTAAAACTTCATAACACTaaataagttttatattttaggaTAAATTTATACTCAATAAAGAAGTATAATTCCTCTGTTTAtctaatctaataaaaaaaaaaaaaaaacgaataaaacacACTAATGTTGCATCATTATGATCAATACATAATGACCTTCAATGTTTCAAAATTTATCACACAACAAAACAGTTTAAGTAGATTAATGTAAGATTTAAGATCATTCAATGCATTTACTAAAAGTAtacttttgtatttatattcaaatattatcgTCACATTTAGCTAAATAACAAACAGATGAATAGTCATTACAAAACTGCTTTGCGTGAATATACGAGACAAACTACTAGCAATTTTACAGATTTCCCTACATAGCTaagaaatgtaattatattggTTGCATAGATTGCATATCACTGATTTAGGATATTTGATTGGTTAAGCATCTAAAGAACTATAAATAATAGTCATATTGATTCAAGAAGTAGATTCACACTAAATtttagtaatattttattagtgatatttttgttctcaGTTTTTGATCttgtaattttttacattGATCTATTGGGTACACTGTTTAGTATAGTTCAATTTACCTTTCCTAAActacaatatttaatatatttatggatGTTGCGCACCATATCATTTAGATCGATTTGGTTATTTGGTGATGTTCATTGACGGTCTGGTGTTCGCTTctgatcgttttattattttttactattttcttcaaactcattgatacattttttaaaaaacaatatGTATGCTCTCGAAGATGGTGAGTGCAAGAATTTAAAGAacgtaatttcaattttttatcaatctcttgttatttttaataattattaacattgaataaatgaaaatccaGAATTCTAATCtgcaataaatttatatataattttaaataatttatacagatcagtatgatgatgaagatgctgaagaaatttcttcgaaattatGGCAAGAAGCATGTTggattgttattaatgcttatttcgatgaaaaagGTCTTGTACGTCAACAACTTGACAGTTTTGATGAATTCATAGAAATGTCCGTTCAGCGAATCGTAGAGGATTCTCCGCAAATTGATTTACAAGCAGAAGCTCAGCATACTTCTGGAGAAATAGAGAATCCTGTCAGACATTTATTGAAATtcgaacaaatttatttatccaaaCCTACACATTGGGAAAAAGATGGTGCACCATCACCTATGATGCCAAATGAAGCCAGACTTAGAAATTTAACTTATTCAGCACCTTTATATGTTGATATCACTAAAACTATTGAAAAGGATGGTGAAGATCCTATTggtttgtaattatatttaataatatctttagattatacttataacaaatataacagaACTAACTGGAAATGGCATTTGCAGAAACACAGCATCAGAAAACATTTATAGGAAAAATTCCAATTATGTTAAGGTCCAAATATTGTCTCCTTGCTGGTTTGTCAGATCGTGATTTAACAGAATTAAATGAATGTCCTTTGGATCCTGgtggttattttattattaatggatctgaaaaagtatttgaatatatttctcttttgaatatatttatcattctagtttatttattatattaacatgTTATTTTTGTGTACTTTTTATCAAGGTACTTATAGCACAAGAAAAAATGGCAACAAATACAGTTTATGTGTTTAGTATGAAGGATGgtaaatatgcatataaagCTGAGATTAGATCTTGTTTGGAACATAGTTCACGTCCTACCTCTACATTATGGATTAACATGATGGCAAAAAGTGGTGCTGTATGTATTGTAGTAATATAGAATGATATTTTAGATGaagtaattataatgtaatttgaaatgataacaataattattttttatagagtATTAAAAAATCAGCAATTGGGCAAcgtattatagctattatacCGTATATTAAGCAAGAAATTCCTATTATGATAGTTTTCCGTGCACTTGGCTTTGTAGCTGATCGTGATATTCTGGAGCATATTATTTATGACTTCGATGATCCTGAAATGATGGAGATGGTAAAGCCTTCATTAGATGAAGCTTTTGTTATACAAGAACAAAACGTAGCTTTAAATTTTATTGGTACACGAGGTGCTAGACCTGgagtaacaaaagaaaagcgTATAAAATATGCTAgagaaattttacaaaaagaaatgttacCTCATGTAGGTATCAGTGATTTttgtgaaacaaaaaaagccTATTTCCTTGGTTATATGGTACATAGATTACTATCAGCATCTTTAGGACGAAGAGAATTGGATGATCGAGATCATTACGGCAATAAAAGATTAGATTTAGCTGGACCACTATTGGCATTTTTATTTAGAGGTTTATTCAAAAATCTTATGAAAGAAGTACGTTTATATGCACAAAAATTTATAGATCGTGGAAAAGATTTTAATCTTGAACTTgctattaaaacaaaaataattaccgATGGTCTGAGGTATTCACTGGCTACTGGTAATTGGGGAGATCAAAAAAAAGCTCATCAAGCAAGAGCAGGAGTTTCACAAGTATTAAATAGATTAACTTTTGCATCAACTTTATCACATTTAAGAAGAGTAAATTCTCCTATTGGAAGGGATGGAAAACTTGCAAAACCACGTCAGTTGCATAATACACTATGGGGTATGTTATGTCCTGCAGAAACTCCTGAAGGTGCAGCTGTTGGTTTAGTTAAAAACTTGGCATTGATGGCATATATTAGCGTTGGATCTCAACCATCTCCGATATTAGAATTTCTGGAAGAATGGTCTATGGAAAATTTAGAAGAAATAGCACCAAGTGCAATTGCTGATGcaacaaaaatatttgtcaatGGTTGTTGGGTTGGAATCCACAGAGATCCAGATCAATTAATGGCTACTTTGCGTAAATTAAGAAGACAAATGGACATCATTGTGTCTGAGGTATCAATGATCCGAGATATTAGAGATCGTGAGATAAGAATATATACAGATGCTGGAAGAATCAGTAGGCCTCTGTTGATTGTAGAGGGGCAAaacttattgttaaaaaagagACACATTGATATGTTAAAGGAAAGAGATTATAACAATGATGGGTACacttagaaaaatatacttctctcttttatactttttgataaattttattaattgtaatcatTTTTTGTAGGTGGCAAGAATTGGTGGGCAGTGGAGTAGtagaatatatagatacactTGAAGAAGAGACTGTCATGATTGCTATGTCACCTGAAGACCTTAGGCAAGAAAAGGAATATGCTTATTGTACAACCTATACACATTGTGAAATACATCCTGCTATGATTCTAGGAGTTTGTGCTTCCATTATTCCATTTCCTGATCATAACCAGAGCCCTAGGAATACTTATCAAGtaagttttataattttatacaatatttagattattttttagatataagatatttatctttttttatatattatagagtGCTATGGGTAAACAAGCTATGGGAGTTTATATAACAAACTTCCATGTGCGAATGGATACATTAGCTCATGTACTTTATTATCCTCATAAACCATTGGTTACCACCAGATCTATGGAATATCTTAGATTCAGAGAGCTTCCTGCAGGGATTAATAGTATAGTTGCTATTTTATGTTATACTGGATATAATCAAGAAGATAGTGTTATTCTAAATGCTAGTGCAGTTGAGAGAGGTTTCTTTAGGTCTGTTTTCTACCGATCTTACAAGGATTCTGAATCTAAAAGAATTGGTGATCAGGAAGAACAGTTTGAAAAACCTACACGACAAACTTGTCAGGGAATGCGCAATGcgatatatgataaattagaCGACGATGGAATTATTGCTCCTGGTATTCGTGTATCAGGTGATGATGTTGTGATAGGCAAAACTATTACTCTTCCAGAAACAGATGACGAGGTAAATATTAGGAgttatttaatgtaaaattattatattccatctgtatttaattatatattataaatatttatagttgGACAGTACAACTAAACGGTTTACGAAAAGGGACGCATCTACTTTCTTACGTAATAGTGAAACTGGAATTGTAGATCAAGTGATGCTAACATTGAATAGTGAaggatataaattttgtaaaatcagAGTTCGTAGCGTACGCATACCGCAAATTGGTGATAAATTTGCTTCGCGTCATGGACAAAAGGGTACTTGTGGTATCCAATACAGACAAGAAGACATGCCATTTTCATGTGAAGGACTTACGcctgatataattattaatcctcATGCTATTCCATCTCGTATGACTATTGGTCACTTGATCGAATGTATACAAGGAAAAGTTTCAGCAAATAAAGGTATACATTATCATAAaaggttataaaaaaaaaaatattattttatagtaacaatatttcatgtaatttatattgttttattggaTTTATATAGGTGAAATTGGTGATGCTACTCCATTTAACGATGCGGTTAATGTACAAAAAATTTCGACGCTTTTACAAGAATATGGATATCAATTAAGAGGCAATGAAGTTATGTATAATGGACATACTGGGCGTAAAATTAATGCTCAAGTTTTCTTAGGTCCAACTTATTATCAACGTTTAAAACACATGGTGGATGATAAAATTCATAGTAGAGCAAGAGGACCTGTACAGATTTTAGTTCGACAACCAATGGAAGGTAGAGCAAGGTTAGTAAATTTAGTTACAAATTTCTAtagcattattttattaaagaaatgtttatcattttataaaaaaaaagtacataaTCACATTGTATTCATTTTATAGAGATGGTGGATTGCGCTTTGGTGAAATGGAACGTGATTGTCAAATTTCACATGGTGCTGCTCAATTTTTGAGAGAGCGTTTATTTGAGGTTTCTGATCCATACAGAATTCATATATGCAATTTTTGTGGATTAATCGCAATAGCGAACTTACGTAATAATACATTCGAATGCAAAGGTTGTAAGAACAAAACACAGATCTCACAAGTTAGATTACCATATGCAGCAAAATTACTTTTCCAAGAATTAATGGCTATGAATATTGCACCAAGATTAATGGtagcataaatatatttaatgcgtatatttttttaactattttagtattatttgttaatatctagttatataattacttttaagtTAAATTTAAGTACAATAAATACATGGTTGTTATACAAAATTGTATctaaaatttgatattatatttatctatgagaaagaaaaaaatctgtaTACTGTTATCAACgtattatgaataaataaaaacaaaaaaatcacaTAATAACATatcttcatttaaaatatgagTTGTTACACaaatagttttattaatttgtattcTTCTAATCTGAAAATCCAAAattgcatatatacatgttgctattatttacgttcttatttataagagagaaatatatttctatcatataaaaaattataaatttttaatttaatatttttaaaaatatatctgtgTAGAAAGAATTTAGTATTGATctaatatattaacatatattagTATGATTATACTCCATATGTTACTGATTTACAGTTTGTACAGGACATACATCTAAAAGACAAAATTTTGCTCTGCACACAGGACAAGTACATTTAGAAGATAACCATATTTCTGGTGTATTCTCATCTTGTCTTGATGCAAACCTgtatttaatacaaatatttgtaaattagaaattaagatgatcatagaaaaaaaatgcattccaataagaaattaaacagAAGCTAACCATTTTGCCATACATTCAATACACCACATCGGTCGACAATGACAAATTGTACATTCATCAGAATTTGGTCTTTCAGTAATATTTCCACaacatttatttaactttacaTTAGATCGTACTTGCATACATCCAATACAATTCTCTAAttcctataaaatataacaataaatagaatatgtcattaaatatttaatatatattataaaatatttattacctgTGCAGTTTCATAAAAAGGATTTTCTAATGCTTGTTCTTTGAAGACATCAATAAATCTATCTAATAGTGTTTTATGAAAAGTAACATCTTGTAAAATGACTATTGGTTGTTGTACTTTGTCTTGCAAATCCTTGAAAGTAAATGTACTTATTCTTATATCAAACGCTTCTGCTCCTATCCTAGTAGGTTTGACCTGCAtcatcatttttgtttttattcaataaagagtaatatatactttaaaaaataaataattgatacctcaatattaataaactgGACTTCACCCCTAGCTGTATGAGACATGGCATGAGTATCACTTTTGCTTATTATTAAAGCAGTTTCACTTTGCCGTGCAATAAACAGCTTATAAGAAGTTATTTTAACTATCCAATTATCTGTTACAATGACTCTAGTTACACTACTtgtatcaattaaaattttatctattctGAAAAAAGTTCAGATATCATGGGCAACACAatcctataatatatataaaatttatatgaatgtataaaaattattatataaaattatcaaccTTCTATATTCTGTATCAATCTCGGACGCAACAGACATCCAATTAGTATTATCATCACAATAAATTGAAAGATTTTGTACTATTGGATGCAtcttccaatttttttctGACCATTTAagaattgtatataaaatatatgctGGTCCTGCTatcgtaacaataacaagaattgaCCATAGAGGGCTTTGATAAAACAATTGTATATTTCCTGCATCAACATGACCAAATAATATCAAACCTAAAATATAGcctaaaaacaaaatttatgcAATTACATTATGATACGGTAttacaatacaaataaaattgattgttttacatttatatttgttaggaaaattaaatttaccaAATGGCAATAAAGAATGTATGAATAACGTAATTACACTTCTTCTAAtgtgataatttataaatgattcaGTTTCACTACCCAACCAGTTTGCAAATATAGTCTTTATCGTTAAACCAGTAGAAACAAATTCCACTGGCGGATAAATAATACAACCagatattaaacaataaaacagtgtataaaagaaataagtagaCATCGTAAacaaaaaatctataatactgtttaaaaaaaaataaaaccatgaaattgtaaaagttctcttaattcaatttcactttttttaGTTTCGACAATTTTTTCGAACATAATACGCACAATACACACAACAATTAGAAATCTGTCCGAATATCATATTGTTAAACATTCAAAATTATAGTTCCCTAAAAAGTAATCAAAAATGTCGTTTTAAATTAAACCAATCAGCCATGAGGATGTTATAACGTCACATACAATAGTATATTCGAAAGGCATCCAATGAGTTTAGAGATTAAGACTGAAGTTCAGTTGAGTTTAGCAGTTTGCTACATGACATTTGTGTAAGAATTCATTCCGATCATTGAAATACTGTTCGGTTATTTtgtgtatttttataataattacaaacattgattttaaaaatgatgtaCGAAAGAAATGTGGACACAATGTAAAAGGCACGATTGAATTATTGGCCTAAGTGCCAAGTCTTAATGCCGTAAGTGCCAAGTCTTAATGCCGTAAGTGAAACATTTTTCcattatgttatttatttcaatattattttattttttcttaatgttttatcgaataattatcattaagaaTGAACAATagcatttttataaatgtatacaaagtaattatgaattatatgaatatcttaatttttattttgtcctttcatatgtatatttttacatttttttattttcattataaaaatattaataaatattatgaatgaaTGTAATATGAAgagtatatttctatatacattatttttgtattcattttatctttaagtattaattaatctaAAGTCTTTTTATACAGAAAAAGGCTAACTTTTGACAAACATGAAAGGtgtcctttctcttttaattttggTCCAAATAAGTGGGATTATAAGTCATCCCTGTCCAGAACAATGCATGTGTAAACTTATTGGTGCACAAGCAGAGGGATTACGTGTTAAGTGTGAAGGACATAtacaagaaattaaagaaatcaatATTGATGAAGTCAGTGTAGAATTAGtacaattgtaaatattacttcattattaattGCAAAATAAAGTATTGTGGAgcgtattttaacatattttatttaaaacactTTTTTATAGGGATCtatgtaaaaatgaaattcttaGTGTAGAGgctaatatttttaagaatttaaCAAATCTGAAACGTTTAGATttgtcaaaaaataaaatttcttcaatAGATGAAGAATGTTTTAATGGCTTGGAAAATTTAGAAAGAttgtaagagaaaataattagattacaatatttctaatattgatttaaagaggtaattttaaatttatttttagggatttgagtaaaaataaaatttctacaaTAGATACCTATGCCTTTAAACGATTGTCTAATCTAAGAAGACTGTAAGTTAAGTATATGTGAAAAGATATCCTCATGAGTGCTTCCTTtgacttatattttatttatttttttttttactagcGATTTAtctggaaataaaataaatatggtGATGCCATCTTTATTTAATGATTTGCTGAATTTAGATCGCTTGTAAGTGGGATTTTGCATCTCTTGTCCTATATGTCACTTTACTTATGCTGCTTCTGCTAAGCACTATTCtgtgaattatattttataattctattcAGTATGCAATCATAggtcaatttatttatacaaacaTATGGTGCAtgcgtatattattataataaagtatgttgctagaaaattaaatgtttcaGAAAATTAAGTGGAAATAGTCTAACAACTTTAAAAGAAGGTACATTTCATAGATTAAAGTTGCTAAAACAATTgtaagtaaaagaaaacatttgtatactgataatttaatatcaataagatttCCAAATttgatagaatttttttattatatatagagatCTATCCAATAATCCATGGAAATGTGATTGTGAACTATATTGGTTTCGTTATTGGCTTCACAATACTTCTATCAGATTAAGGtaaagttttataaaaattaaataaattaagataTGTGTCTCAtgttttttgtattaatattaattagtatTTACTGTTGTAGTCCACCTGCTAAATGTGCATCACCAACAAATATCAAAGGACAACTTATAAAAAAGTTtagatttttagaaaattttcattgccAATGGGCATCACCATCTGTTGAATTGCGACCAATTCAAAACCAAATAGTTTTTGCTGGAGATTCAATAACTTTAAAGTGTAGAGCACCTAGCATTATAGATGATAAAAATGCAAGACTGAATTGGTTATGGTATCCTAATACAACCACTGAAATTTTTGATCtggatatatataaagatccACAAAGTAGTTTGCCTAATATTAAGATCGAAAACAGATATCTTTCTGACAGTGGTATTGTTGACAGGTAATGCTATATATCACAGATTTTATTCTTATGCacaatttcttatatttctgaTTTATAATACagttcctatttctttttatttagttCTCTTAGTATTGTTCCAGTAAAGGATGAACACAATGGACAATGGAATTGTTTTTTAACTTCTATGAATGGAAATAGATCAAAAGAAATTAGTGTAATAGTTATATCGGAACAAACTCGTTATTGTCCTTTAGcaggtataaaatatatattattttcttcatttatattatcgataaactattaataataaatctctctttcagtaactagaaataataaaggaatatATACATGGCCTAGAACAGTAGTAGGATGGAAAGCAGAATTGCCTTGTGAAGGTAATCTCTTATCAAATTTAATGCAAGTATCTTTGAGAGCAACATATCATTGCAATGCATCTGGATTTTGGGAAGATTTAAACACAGACATGTGTCCATTTGTATCTCACACTACTAAGGTTTTGGAACAATTTTCTAAAGTAAATCTGTCTCTCACATTAGGCAATTTATTAGAGACAGCAAAACGTTTTAAAAATTACACTGGCGAAGGTGTTAAATTAACTGATcctatagaaattaattttattacattgaCAATAGAAAATTATCTAAGTTTTctggatgaagaaaaagaattgggTAATATGCTTATTGATGTTGTTGAAGCATTATTAAGTTTACCAAAAGAGATATTGGCGACTGCTGAAATGAATTACAAATCATGCACAAGATTAATTAAAGCTGTAGAAACGATTACGGAATTCACTCCAACAATACAAAtgcataaaaacaatatagcATTGGAAGAATTTAGAGTTAAGCGTGATAGTTTCACTGGATTAATGTGCACTTggtatactaatattaatccAATTAATGATTTAGATAAACGATCATTACATTGTACAACAAATAACAGAACAATTCCTGTCAacacaaaagagaaaataattgagGCTTCCATTCAGTTACCAGCAACATTATTACAAAACGTACAAGATACCATAGTATCTCATAAACTTATGATTTCAATGTACAATGATAATAGATTATTTCCTAAAATTGTAAATACTGACAATATGGATATTTCAACTTCTGTAATTGGCAGCAAATTGAGTAAGCAAATAGAAAATTGActtgaatttaaattatttttaatataaaaattatatacttctTTGATcagtaatttatatatgtatcattattttcagttGGATTAAcattacaaaatttatctGAGCCAGTTTATATTATGCTAAGAGCTCCTTTGCATCATTATGTTGGTAAAAAACCAAAACCTGTAATTTGGGATGAAACATTGAACGAGTCTGGTGGTTGGATTAGTGATGGATGTCagttatcaaatttattcaataatttaatagtATTTCAATGTAATAAATTAGGATATTATGGACTTTTACAAGATGTTTCATATCTTAGTCAGGATGGTTTTAggtaattattaactttattgtatattttatcgttttatacaGAATTTTAACATACATGTTTTCAGTATCAATGGACCTAAATTTAAATACTCAAATCCTGCTATATATGTTGGaactttcattataataatatgtttgTTAGTTACTTCAGTAACATATATTGTATGTTACTCCTCTATCAATATGCCAAAGAAAGTAAAACACTGCGTTATTAACACTTGGTTTGCAGTggcattattatcatttatttatagtgTTGGTATTCAACAAACTGAAAGTATTCAAATTTGTCAAGGCATTGGTCTTGTTTTACATTATCTATCACTGAGTTGTCTGTTATGGATGGCAACATCTGCTAGGTGAGTATATTCTGTTATAGCGTTTTTTACTatgaataatgttattatttttagttatatttcaaaaattaaaaattgattatatttatttacagtaacatgtataaaaaattgtcaaaATCTGACCTTGATGTTATATCAGACGATGAGCCTC includes:
- the LOC124432780 gene encoding adhesion G protein-coupled receptor A3 isoform X6, whose protein sequence is MKGVLSLLILVQISGIISHPCPEQCMCKLIGAQAEGLRVKCEGHIQEIKEINIDEVSVELVQLDLCKNEILSVEANIFKNLTNLKRLDLSKNKISSIDEECFNGLENLERLDLSKNKISTIDTYAFKRLSNLRRLDLSGNKINMVMPSLFNDLLNLDRLKLSGNSLTTLKEGTFHRLKLLKQLDLSNNPWKCDCELYWFRYWLHNTSIRLSPPAKCASPTNIKGQLIKKFRFLENFHCQWASPSVELRPIQNQIVFAGDSITLKCRAPSIIDDKNARLNWLWYPNTTTEIFDLDIYKDPQSSLPNIKIENRYLSDSGIVDSSLSIVPVKDEHNGQWNCFLTSMNGNRSKEISVIVISEQTRYCPLAVTRNNKGIYTWPRTVVGWKAELPCEGNLLSNLMQVSLRATYHCNASGFWEDLNTDMCPFVSHTTKVLEQFSKVNLSLTLGNLLETAKRFKNYTGEGVKLTDPIEINFITLTIENYLSFLDEEKELGNMLIDVVEALLSLPKEILATAEMNYKSCTRLIKAVETITEFTPTIQMHKNNIALEEFRVKRDSFTGLMCTWYTNINPINDLDKRSLHCTTNNRTIPVNTKEKIIEASIQLPATLLQNVQDTIVSHKLMISMYNDNRLFPKIVNTDNMDISTSVIGSKLIGLTLQNLSEPVYIMLRAPLHHYVGKKPKPVIWDETLNESGGWISDGCQLSNLFNNLIVFQCNKLGYYGLLQDVSYLSQDGFSINGPKFKYSNPAIYVGTFIIIICLLVTSVTYIVCYSSINMPKKVKHCVINTWFAVALLSFIYSVGIQQTESIQICQGIGLVLHYLSLSCLLWMATSASNMYKKLSKSDLDVISDDEPPDQPIPKPLLGLYLVGWGIALIICGISGAINLREYAGYSYCFLTTGPALAALFIPAGILIVYIIIFHLLIRCTLQNIDTNAQLSESTQATENMDLELLEPNISPVDRNSVHSTQTVSSDVEDPEHSQIAQLNGQTVILLLYLISWFSAAAVTIKPFNSYIPFVEIIFAIIYAVSVSSLGIFIFLFYGIARNDVRSQWLKMRCWLQRKKNRCCRTRSVSDANHVIPTQPLVQNIVAPLSNSQATQVTSDTNSMSSSRQTANRSHTCNTSKITDLYYIVNNIDQTTL
- the LOC124432780 gene encoding adhesion G protein-coupled receptor A3 isoform X5 — its product is MKGVLSLLILVQISGIISHPCPEQCMCKLIGAQAEGLRVKCEGHIQEIKEINIDEVSVELVQLDLCKNEILSVEANIFKNLTNLKRLDLSKNKISSIDEECFNGLENLERLDLSKNKISTIDTYAFKRLSNLRRLDLSGNKINMVMPSLFNDLLNLDRLKLSGNSLTTLKEGTFHRLKLLKQLDLSNNPWKCDCELYWFRYWLHNTSIRLSPPAKCASPTNIKGQLIKKFRFLENFHCQWASPSVELRPIQNQIVFAGDSITLKCRAPSIIDDKNARLNWLWYPNTTTEIFDLDIYKDPQSSLPNIKIENRYLSDSGIVDSSLSIVPVKDEHNGQWNCFLTSMNGNRSKEISVIVISEQTRYCPLAVTRNNKGIYTWPRTVVGWKAELPCEGNLLSNLMQVSLRATYHCNASGFWEDLNTDMCPFVSHTTKVLEQFSKVNLSLTLGNLLETAKRFKNYTGEGVKLTDPIEINFITLTIENYLSFLDEEKELGNMLIDVVEALLSLPKEILATAEMNYKSCTRLIKAVETITEFTPTIQMHKNNIALEEFRVKRDSFTGLMCTWYTNINPINDLDKRSLHCTTNNRTIPVNTKEKIIEASIQLPATLLQNVQDTIVSHKLMISMYNDNRLFPKIVNTDNMDISTSVIGSKLIGLTLQNLSEPVYIMLRAPLHHYVGKKPKPVIWDETLNESGGWISDGCQLSNLFNNLIVFQCNKLGYYGLLQDVSYLSQDGFSINGPKFKYSNPAIYVGTFIIIICLLVTSVTYIVCYSSINMPKKVKHCVINTWFAVALLSFIYSVGIQQTESIQICQGIGLVLHYLSLSCLLWMATSASNMYKKLSKSDLDVISDDEPPDQPIPKPLLGLYLVGWGIALIICGISGAINLREYAGYSYCFLTTGPALAALFIPAGILIVYIIIFHLLIRCTLQNIDTNAQLSESTQATENMDLELLEPNISPVDRNSVHSTQTVSSDVEDPEHSQIAQLNGQTVILLLYLISWFSAAAVTIKPFNSYIPFVEIIFAIIYAVSVSSLGIFIFLFYGIARNDVRSQWLKMRCWLQRKKNRCCRTRSVSDANHVIPTQPLVQNIVAPLSNSQATQVTSDTNSMSSSRQTANRSHTCNTSKITDLIKQLCNYLHRTRSNMC